Proteins encoded by one window of Salvia splendens isolate huo1 chromosome 14, SspV2, whole genome shotgun sequence:
- the LOC121765799 gene encoding two-component response regulator ARR15-like, which translates to MALQDIGSGCSSSGDQEFHVLAVDDSIIDRKVIERLLKISCCKVTAVESGSRALQYLGIDGERSSLGFDDLKVNLIITDYSMPGMTGYELLKKIKGSTKLRQIPVVIMSSENILARIDRCLEEGAEDFLMKPVQLSDVERLRDFMLRGGEERDVVGRKRKTRDDSCSSSVLSCDRDHPLSPISVSAMAHCKPLSKRSRLLATD; encoded by the exons ATGGCTCTTCAAGATATCGGGAGCGGTTGCTCTTCAAGCGGTGATCAAGAATTCCATGTTCTAGCTGTGGATGACAGTATTATTGATAGGAAGGTCATCGAGCGGTTGCTCAAGATTTCTTGCTGCAAAG TGACTGCTGTGGAAAGTGGGAGTAGAGCTCTGCAGTATTTGGGCATAGATGGGGAGAGAAGCTCTCTTGGATTTGAT GACTTGAAGGTGAATCTGATAATCACGGACTATTCCATGCCTGGAATGACTGGATATGAACTGCTAAAGAAGATTAAG GGCTCGACAAAGTTGAGGCAAATACCGGTGGTGATCATGTCATCTGAGAACATTTTGGCTCGAATTGATAG GTGCTTGGAAGAAGGGGCAGAGGACTTCCTTATGAAACCGGTGCAGCTCTCGGATGTGGAGAGGTTGAGAGATTTCATGTTGAGAGGAGGAGAAGAGAGGGATGTGGTGGGACGCAAGAGGAAGACTCGTGATGATTCTTGCTCCTCATCTGTCCTCAGCTGCGACCGCGATCACCCCTTGTCTCCAATATCAGTATCCGCAATGGCACACTGTAAGCCTCTAAGTAAGCGCTCGAGGCTACTGGCCACTGATTGA
- the LOC121765144 gene encoding protein EDS1B-like, translating to MIGGRLGEKIGLKEDVIQRACRLSMKAHEKAPGKPYIHEKTRGSNDVLFAFPGSWCVDDWYTRDPFGEVEVDVSKFPCIRSVGNEEIGLVNEAFATRFDALLSRSPLAAEVEKAMSERKQVVFAGHSSGGATAILAAIWCFEKYIRSNHSQTMPLCVTFGSPLAGNHVFCHALRRENWSRCFFHFVMRHDVVPRINLAPLSSIQPWLHAVLESLNPRSQFHLQDSSAASGFLLSVMRNALSVASHAACNLKGCTSLLLETVVSIVELSPYRPFGTFFFCPGNGKLVVVDNPDAVLQMLFFCLQFSPEEENTEFLHKMMRDHFLYESELEESLNMQDVIYLDSLVNIPLDAQATTSYSAALNDLGLTAQARLCLRAAGEMERQKTENQRRIDSNKDTIREALKKIHEYKTSCEIKKIGYYDTFKIQKDITDFNANVKRQELSGIWDEIVEMIKRYELPDGFEGRKEWVELGTLFRRLMEPLDIANYYRHLLNEDTGPYMVKARPKRYKFTQKWREHAERMVAGGSSETTFWAVVEELRAKPYDQVRDEVLRLEQDLYAWVSNGWMGTDVFLEGSSFSKWWKTLPLEHRSGSCISAFIKY from the exons ATGATTGGAGGGAGGCTAGGAGAGAAGATAGGATTGAAAGAGGATGTGATTCAAAGGGCTTGCAGACTGTCCATGAAGGCTCATGAAAAGGCCCCTGGGAAGCCATACATCCATGAGAAAACCCGGGGCTCTAACGATGTTCTTTTCGCCTTCCCGGGATCATGGTGTGTTGATGACTGGTACACCAGGGATCCATTTGGGGAAGTTGAGGTTGATGTCTCCAAGTTTCCATGTATCAGGAGTGTTGGCAATGAAGAGATTGGATTAGTAAATGAAGCTTTTGCTACAAGGTTTGATGCCCTATTGAGCAGATCACCACTTGCAGCAGAG GTGGAGAAAGCTATGTCTGAGAGGAAGCAGGTCGTCTTCGCGGGCCATTCCTCGGGGGGTGCAACGGCCATTCTCGCAGCCATTTGGTGCTTTGAGAAATACATAAGATCCAACCATTCTCAGACAATGCCTCTCTGTGTAACCTTTGGATCGCCACTAGCCGGAAACCATGTCTTCTGTCATGCTTTGAGGCGCGAGAACTGGTCCCGTTGCTTCTTCCACTTTGTGATGAGGCATGATGTTGTGCCACGGATAAACCTGGCTCCTCTCTCGAGCATCCAGCCATGGCTGCATGCCGTTCTCGAGTCTCTCAACCCGAGATCACAGTTCCATCTGCAGGACTCATCTGCAGCATCGGGTTTCCTGCTGTCAGTCATGAGAAACGCGCTGTCTGTGGCAAGCCATGCCGCGTGCAACCTCAAGGGGTGCACCAGTTTGCTGCTGGAGACTGTTGTGAGCATAGTTGAGCTCAGCCCTTATCGGCCTTTCGGGACATTCTTCTTCTGTCCGGGGAACGGGAAGCTTGTTGTGGTTGACAACCCGGACGCCGTGCTGCAGATGCTCTTCTTCTGCCTTCAGTTCAGCCCCGAGGAAGAAAACACAGAATTTCTGCATAAAATGATGAGAGACCATTTCTTATATGAAAGTGAATTGGAAGAGAGCCTAAATATGCAAGATGTGATCTACCTAGACAGCCTTGTAAATATCCCTTTAGATGCTCAAGCCACTACATCTTATTCAGCTGCACTAAATGATCTTGGCCTT ACGGCTCAAGCACGGCTGTGCCTTCGCGCTGCTGGCGAGATGGAGAGGCAGAAGACGGAGAACCAGAGAAGAATAGACTCCAACAAAGACACCATAAGAGAAGCACTAAAGAAGATACATGAATACAAGACTAGCTGTGAGATTAAGAAGATTGGCTACTATGACACCTTTAAAATCCAAAAAGATATAACTGATTTCAACGCCAATGTGAAGAGGCAGGAGCTCTCCGGGATATGGGACGAGATCGTCGAGATGATCAAGCGGTACGAGCTGCCCGATGGGTTCGAGGGCAGGAAGGAATGGGTAGAGCTAGGGACCTTGTTCAGGCGGCTCATGGAGCCACTAGACATAGCGAACTACTACAGACACTTGCTAAATGAGGACACGGGGCCTTACATGGTGAAAGCAAGGCCGAAGAGGTACAAGTTCACACAGAAGTGGCGGGAGCACGCAGAGAGGATGGTGGCCGGGGGGAGCTCCGAGACAACGTTTTGGGCAGTGGTAGAGGAGCTGAGGGCGAAGCCGTATGATCAGGTTAGGGATGAGGTTCTGAGGTTGGAGCAAGATTTGTATGCATGGGTTAGTAATGGATGGATGGGGACAGATGTTTTCTTGGAGGGTTCTAGTTTCAGTAAGTGGTGGAAGACACTCCCTCTAGAGCATAGGTCTGGTTCTTGCATTTCAGCCTTCATAAAATACTGA
- the LOC121765142 gene encoding formin-like protein 8, translating into MATHSRTIVEVVAITATISVILAGIVFYLIYRLRLARGADGGKRASSFRREFPPPVDLRQRGAALKGVIVDEEGMDVLYLRKLESGCFSKVWYNPMMEEEEVKRMNSRGEKPEPIQQLPLLQHPKIQPPSPPPTPPRPPPPPPPPPLPPRPAPPPPPRPPPKSRPAPPPPHRPPPPPKSRPPPPPQLATKLTPLSHKPPIAPRIQENRVHTTKLKPLHWDKVTANTDHSMVWNEINDGSFRVDDELMEALFGYTDQKPSERNKNSSSIAAPSTQIFILHPRKSQNTAIVIKSLQISRREIVEAAMEGRGLNAETLEKLTKICPTQEETTKILQFTGDPAKLADAEAFLHHILREIPSAFVRFNAMLFRESYEPEILHLKESLQTCELGCNELRSGGVFFKFLEAILKAGNRLNAGTNWGNAQGFNLTSLRRLSDVKSADGKTTLLHFVVEQVAKSEGKRKGEETEMEERESLMLGLPAVEALNAEFCNVKRAARVDYEGLTGTCEALAARVDEIKRLLRRGDGGEVGRFAAEMWGFLEGCEEELIVVREEERRVVELMRKTNVYYQTGVKGGNPLQLFVMVKDFLESVDRVCGEIRKKLEKKRGGASPPLSPTPRSPVRFQNLQNYFATQRLGTSSDSDDDF; encoded by the exons ATGGCCACACACAGTCGGACAATAGTCGAGGTCGTTGCTATCACGGCCACGATCAGTGTGATCTTGGCTGGGATAGTGTTCTACCTCATCTACCGGCTGAGGCTGGCCCGAGGGGCAGATGGCGGGAAACGGGCGTCCAGTTTCCGCCGGGAGTTCCCACCACCAGTCGATTTGAGACAGCGCGGGGCGGCCCTCAAGGGAGTGATAGTCGATGAGGAAGGAATGGACGTGTTGTATCTTAGGAAACTCGAAAGCGGCTGCTTTTCTAAGGTTTGGTACAATCCTATGATGGAAGAGGAAGAGGTGAAGAGAATGAATAGCAGAGGAGAGAAGCCTGAGCCAATACAACAACTTCCATTGCTTCAACACCCAAAAATTCAACCTCCATCACCACCACCTACGCCTCCtcgaccaccaccaccacctcctcctcctcctctacCTCCTAGGCCTGCACCACCGCCTCCACCTcgacctccaccaaaatcaaggccggcaccaccgccgccacatcgacctccacctccaccaaaatcaaggCCACCACCACCGCCCCAACTAGCAACGAAACTAACTCCACTATCTCACAAACCACCCATTGCTCCAAGAATTCAAGAAAACAGAGTTCACACAACCAAACTCAAGCCTTTGCACTGGGACAAAGTTACAGCTAACACAGATCATTCCATGGTGTGGAATGAGATCAATGACGGCTCATTTAG GGTTGATGATGAACTGATGGAAGCACTCTTCGGCTATACCGATCAGAAACCAAGTGAAAGAAACAAGAACTCAAGCTCAATTGCAGCTCCATCAACACAAATATTCATTCTCCATCCGAGAAAATCCCAAAACACAGCAATCGTCATCAAATCTCTGCAAATCTCACGCAGAGAAATCGTGGAAGCAGCAATGGAGGGAAGAGGACTCAACGCCGAAACCCTAGAGAAACTGACCAAAATCTGCCCAACACAAGAGGAAACCACCAAAATCCTCCAATTCACCGGCGATCCGGCGAAACTCGCCGACGCGGAGGCTTTCCTTCACCACATTCTACGAGAAATCCCATCAGCCTTCGTCCGCTTCAATGCAATGCTCTTCCGAGAAAGCTACGAGCCGGAGATTCTCCATCTCAAGGAGTCGCTGCAGACTTGCGAGCTAGGCTGCAACGAGCTCCGAAGCGGCGGCGTCTTCTTCAAATTCCTCGAAGCGATCCTCAAAGCCGGAAACAGACTCAACGCCGGCACGAATTGGGGAAACGCGCAGGGATTCAATCTCACATCGCTGCGGAGGCTTTCCGACGTGAAGAGCGCCGACGGCAAGACCACGCTGCTCCATTTCGTGGTAGAGCAGGTCGCGAAATCGGAGGGGAAGcgcaagggcgaagaaacagagatggaggagagagagagccTAATGCTAGGGTTGCCGGCGGTGGAGGCTCTAAACGCGGAGTTTTGCAATGTGAAGAGAGCCGCACGTGTAGATTACGAGGGTTTGACCGGCACGTGCGAGGCCCTCGCGGCTAGGGTTGACGAGATCAAGCGGCTGCTGAGGCGGGGCGACGGAGGGGAGGTGGGGAGATTCGCGGCGGAGATGTGGGGGTTTTTGGAGGGGTGCGAGGAGGAGCTGATTGTGGTGAGGGAGGAGGAGAGGAGGGTGGTTGAGCTGATGAGGAAGACGAACGTTTATTATCAGACGGGTGTGAAAGGGGGGAATCCGTTGCAGCTGTTTGTGATGGTGAAGGATTTTTTGGAGAGTGTGGATCGAGTCTGTGGAGAGATTAGGAAGAAGTTGGAGAAGAAGAGAGGTGGCGCATCGCCGCCATTGTCGCCGACGCCGAGGTCGCCTGTGAGATTTCAGAATTTGCAGAATTATTTCGCGACGCAGAGGCTTGGGACGAGCTCTGATTCCGATGACGATTTTTGA
- the LOC121763641 gene encoding uncharacterized protein LOC121763641 — protein MQIQSTVNKHPNASFGPPSPVLPQRILEPIPTHRSHCNCKSSPHPYVPVQLSLSHTHTVYPIEELNFPTPFFNPIFTFYPSQRRILAAAMDPISRKPKPNPSTAAARRHRHPHPLPDPIVAAPPSTIQSISHRFSKLYTNNKKHFSPHPQPDPPNLHDTSCTTLTKSSSLHHARNGAFFSSQDKIFEKKQLVVSSKFNKDKEGDDLKKPSFKKAPKMPSFDEIDVEKEKLKKEGDDLEKPSFKKIPKMSSFDEIDEEKEKLKGLQQEAVRGRNSLSSIPPTVNGGGRRRSFCSSQVELADFLSCSGVKVVAVDMPPFMQVHAVNCARKAHDSLEKFTSKTLAFTLKKEFDGVYGPAWHCIVGTSFGSFVTHSVGGFMYFSMDQKLYILLFKTAVQRAE, from the exons ATGCAGATCCAGTCAACAGTCAACAAACACCCAAATGCCTCATTCGGCCCCCCTTCTCCGGTTCTCCCCCAGCGCATTTTAGAACCAATCCCAACACACAGATCTCATTGCAATTGCAAGTCTAGTCCACATCCATATGTACCAgtacaactctctctctctcacacacacacagtaTACCCTATTGAAGAGTTAAACTTCCCAACACCATTCTTTAACCCCATTTTCACATTCTATCCCAGCCAGAGGCGCATTTTAGCAGCAGCCATGGATCCCAtatcaagaaaacccaaaccCAACCCTtccaccgccgccgcccgccgccaccgccacccgCACCCCCTCCCAGACCCCATCGTGGCAGCCCCACCCTCCACCATCCAGAGCATCTCCCACCGCTTCTCCAAGCTCTACACAAACAACAAGAAGCACTTCTCCCCCCACCCCCAACCCGACCCCCCTAATCTCCACGACACATCCTGCACCACCCTCACCAAATCCAGCAGCCTGCACCACGCCAGGAACGGCGCCTTCTTCTCCTCCCAAGACAAAATCTTCGAGAAGAAACAGCTGGTGGTGAGCTCCAAATTCAACAAGGACAAGGAGGGCGACGATTTGAAGAAGCCCTCTTTCAAGAAAGCCCCCAAAATGCCATCTTTCGACGAGATCGATGTGGAGAAGGAGAAGCTGAAGAAGGAGGGCGACGATTTGGAGAAGCCCTCTTTCAAGAAAATCCCCAAAATGTCGTCTTTCGACGAGATCGATGAGGAGAAGGAGAAGCTGAAGGGGTTGCAGCAAGAAGCTGTGAGGGGAAGAAACTCTCTCTCCTCGATTCCTCCAACCGTCAAtggcggagggagaaggagatcCTTCTGCAGCTCGCAAGTTGAGCTCGCTGATTTCCTCTCCTGCAGCGGCGTCAAGGTTGTGGCCGTCGATATGCCGCCGTTCATGCAGGTTCATGCTGTTAATTGTGCAAGAAAGGCGCATGATAGCTTGGAAAAGTTCACTTCCAAGACTCTAGCTTTCACTCTAAAAAAG GAGTTTGATGGGGTATATGGACCTGCTTGGCACTGCATAGTAGGGACCAGTTTTGGGTCATTTGTGACACACTCAGTGGGTGGATTTATGTATTTCTCCATGGATCAGAAGCTGTACATCCTGCTCTTCAAGACTGCTGTACAAAGAGCtgaatga
- the LOC121765810 gene encoding uncharacterized protein LOC121765810, which produces MISDSIPNASVALASSNPKDLAKKKRANRSAKLKQCKLDARREQWLSQVKGKGGCKEEVNGEGGLMKLENKNMPIEKPEKSPRREDGIYIDGLSVHHFSDFESSPANSPTSSALGGNDSGVNFTSSCRSSSSSSCSTNGCFSGIMSEEDEGNGGDDGCLDDWEAMADALAATEDKHLGHNPSSGYGLPVEKHGNTAVCGSGLNLAKQPFCENDNPREKQESDRTSVRISQAKCQAWRPDDTFRPQSLPNLSKQYCIGLNSDRHFGLGGSVWGCKNVGPVPTSCPICYEDFDFTDSSFVPCLCGFRLCLFCHKRILEEDGRCPGCRKQYDYSPVEGEATLDGGSLTFRLNRTCSMTTRS; this is translated from the exons ATGATTTCCGATTCGATCCCCAACGCGTCTGTCGCTCTTGCCTCATCCAAccccaaggatttggccaagaaGAAAAGG GCCAATCGGTCGGCGAAGTTGAAGCAATGCAAGCTTGATGCTCGCCGGGAACAGTGGCTTTCTCAAG TGAAGGGTAAGGGTGGGTGTAAGGAGGAGGTGAATGGTGAAGGGGGTCTAATGAAGTTGGAAAACAAGAACATGCCTATAGAGAAGCCGGAGAAAAGTCCAAGGCGTGAGGATGGAATATATATAGATGGATTATCCGTTCACCATTTTAGTGATTTCGAATCCTCGCCCGCTAACAGCCCCACCAGTAGTGCATTGGGCGGAAACGATTCTGGCGTTAATTTTACTTCCAGTTGccgaagcagcagcagcagtagcTGTAGCACTAATGGTTGCTTTTCGGGTATCATGAGTGAGGAAGATGAAGGGAATGGTGGTGATGATGGATGCTTGGATGATTGGGAGGCTATGGCTGATGCCTTGGCTGCTACGGAAGACAAGCATTTGGGTCATAATCCCAGCTCGGGATATGGATTACCTGTGGAGAAGCATGGAAATACTGCGGTATGTGGTTCTGGGCTGAATTTGGCAAAGCAGCCTTTTTGTGAGAATGATAATCCAAGAGAGAAGCAAGAGAGTGACAGGACATCTGTGCGGATATCTCAAGCAAAATGCCAGGCTTGGAGGCCTGATGATACATTTAGGCCTCAGAGTTTACCCAATTTGTCAAAGCAATATTGTATTGGGTTAAATTCAGATCGGCATTTTGGTCTAGGAGGTTCCGTTTGGGGCTGTAAGAATGTTGGGCCAGTCCCTACATCATGTCCGATTTGCTATGAGGATTTTGATTTCACAGATTCAAGCTTTGTCCCCTGTCTCTGTGGATTCAGGCTCTGCCTTTTCTGTCACAAGAGAATTCTTGAGGAAGATGGGCGTTGTCCTGGCTGCAGGAAGCAGTATGACTACAGCCCTGTTGAAGGAGAAGCCACATTGGATGGAGGGAGCTTGACTTTTCGACTTAATCGTACCTGTAGCATGACAACAAGATCCTAG